From one Basilea psittacipulmonis DSM 24701 genomic stretch:
- a CDS encoding YadA-like family protein, which translates to MNKIYKIIWSKVTGQFVVTSELAKGQKKATSVEKQTSLQKKISLRKTVIASLVLSSCFASNLVLAYTGDGGSASRSNLDIAIGKGSKASGSFTNSAVALGNNAIAEGDQALALGSLTNAKASQAIALGNNINATGYSSIAIGGDDIGDARNDTVGLSADVRSLLTTYTKKTISFLGTNSTAIGSIAVGMGAQATKDLSLALGIYSNVSGIMAVAIGTGSVATETSSTALGAGSMASAVNATALGAVANVSAENALALGYNATASNVNSVALGANSSTAATVSTSNFEVGGMTYDNFAGINPNSTVSVGASGSERTITNVAAGRVSSSSTDAINGSQLYEVATNLGNVVSSIKGVLGGNAAVGADGTITMTNIGNTGKSTVHEAIAAAKTEVQAGSNTVVKQTTGATGQAIYTVHANATTVSANTTNLALTTTPTTDANGVKTTDYTLDLSDSVKTTLKQVETNKQNIANNTANISTNAGNIANNTANITTNANNISTLQSTVNTLSNGWKVGNNSSTEVATIKANNQVNFVDGNGTTANVATATNGANVSFNVNTSNLTVTPNTSNGGITSITAGMSGNAFVTASDLATALTTMASAVKENVTEGTGLNVTSSVDNNGATTYTVALSSDIQTKLNNATTGWEIQGNGTKVADVAPTSKVNFANGNGTTSSVSTNNGVSTVKYDVNTTTLTTNGSNVTVGQAGNYFATAESVANAINSATSSLSSVLNITGDNSSSGSVNLKSEKLAINGTSGYITTSASGQAVTIDLDSTAKTKLDNAADNNLSNLTSAGKDVVTGLITANGDSYTTVTTTGGSNGVAKNFAISVNVAEAIDNTVANNTNKVASAQAVYDAVTGAKTKVSVSDSTGILTLNKTESADLNANNYTLGIDSTKLKEAVGTTNLATEYAKADASNLTDANKTAWQNALAGITFEGDTGTASTRKLGETLTIKGGASSLSDNNIGVVSDGAGNLTVKLAKSLTGLQDITATGTVTADTLTGGTVNATDKLVVGNGNNATTLTSTGNGLDLGGSKLTNIANGSVTSGSKDAVTGGQLYDIQQKLDKGWNIQANSGTSTKVASGDTVNFVNGTGTTASVSANKGISTVKYDINTTTLTTNGSNVTAGDTGNSFVTANDIATAINSAVSNATGSLSSVLNMVGDNRTTGSIDLKNQTLSINGSSGYITTTVNNQTVTIDLDTTAKNKLDNAADQSLSNLNNAGKDVVTGLVTANGNNYTTVTTTGGSNGAAKNFAISVNVAEAIDNTTANNTNKVASAQAVYDAVTGAKTKVDVSDSTGILTLNKTESNDLTANSYTLSIDSDKLKAAAGTTNLATEYAKADASNLTDANKAAWQNALAGITFEGDTGTASTRKLGETLTIKGGNTTESDLSDGNIGVVSDGSGSLIVKLAKSLTGLQDITASGTVTASTLTGGTVNATDKLVVGNGANTTTFTNTGKGLDLGGSKLTNIADGTVAKGSKDVVTGGQLFTLQEEVNKANNATWTLAVDKTEGTATGSSEKIGADDTVTFIAGKNVNLSQSEGKIMISTSDDVTANSVTLNGKDGQNGADGSAKAALSVVGPNGSDATNGADGTKDVNGNSTTRMVYADANGTSHTVATLDDGLSFAANDGTDYAAKLNSKITIKGSDSNKIWGDFDAGQNIMTQVDAKGVITIALAKALSGLTSATFTGSGANTVINGNGMTITPTKADGTDGTSKVVSLTDKGLNNGGNTITNVGKAVNPTDAVNKQQMDDAISDASKWTLQTNGSDDQTITKDKTVNFANGTGTTVSSTTANNVTTIQVAVNKATLTTDANGTVKATDGNGGTADNSFVTGSDLVNAINNVANSLTNKGLTFAGDSGNATVALGNTVTIKGGADTDALTEDNIGVVADSSGTLTVKLAKDVDLSKDGSLTAGNTTVNNDGLTTKDANDTTTAVTGDGITITPVKDDGTVDPSKTVSLTSSGLNNGGNAITNVASGLDGTDIADATGDALNNVANVGDLKNVYTKLNDQLSDLKDTGFKVKGNTDDSTEDTVKLGETLNFSSSDNNLLIGTSDSGTNTVDIKLSDRVTIGSTDGKPVKVDGTNGTVSGLTNITWDADDITSGQAATEDQLKLVADDIKKSMGTDEDGNITKADGTPYTNADGSKLTVSQALTTYDVSGNTETTDNSMMSAIYRMNEQGIKFFHVNDGTKSTQGSDKNTIDSSASGSYSAAVGYKAVADAKNAIAMGSEANATGENSVALGNQTQASGQNAVAIGTSAQATGAQSIALGDGSQAKGTQSLAIGTGNVVSGNHSGAIGDPNTVTGDASYALGNDNTVSTNNTFVVGNNVTVTADNSVALGAETAITEGSKVGTVAKDRSGNAGNTTTAGTTGTVDSATVGNITYAGFAGATATGAVSVGASGSERRIQNVAAGEISATSTDAINGSQLHATNMQVAQNAQAINTISGNLNRLEKDMKAGVANAVAVASLPQVYAPGKSVFAIAGATYRGQNAVAVGVSSTMENGKVILKANASRDSRGKYAAGAGVGFIW; encoded by the coding sequence ATGAATAAGATTTATAAAATTATTTGGAGTAAAGTAACCGGACAATTTGTGGTAACTTCAGAGTTGGCGAAGGGACAGAAAAAAGCCACTAGCGTGGAAAAACAGACAAGTTTACAGAAAAAAATATCGCTAAGAAAAACAGTTATAGCTTCATTGGTGTTGAGTAGTTGCTTTGCGAGCAATCTGGTATTGGCTTATACAGGAGATGGTGGTAGTGCATCAAGAAGCAATTTGGATATTGCAATTGGAAAGGGAAGTAAAGCATCAGGGAGTTTTACTAATAGTGCAGTGGCCCTAGGTAATAATGCTATAGCTGAGGGAGATCAAGCACTTGCTTTAGGCAGTCTTACAAATGCTAAGGCCAGTCAAGCCATAGCTTTAGGAAATAATATTAATGCAACAGGTTATAGTAGCATTGCCATTGGTGGTGATGATATAGGTGATGCAAGGAATGATACAGTTGGACTTTCTGCTGATGTTCGTTCTTTATTAACTACTTATACTAAAAAAACGATTTCTTTTCTTGGAACTAATTCTACAGCAATAGGTAGTATTGCTGTGGGTATGGGCGCTCAAGCTACAAAAGACTTATCTTTGGCTTTGGGCATTTATTCTAATGTTTCTGGTATCATGGCGGTAGCGATTGGTACAGGATCAGTAGCGACTGAAACCTCTTCTACGGCGTTAGGAGCAGGAAGTATGGCTTCTGCTGTAAATGCTACGGCATTGGGGGCTGTAGCAAATGTTTCAGCAGAAAATGCACTTGCGTTAGGTTACAACGCAACGGCAAGCAATGTAAATAGTGTTGCCTTAGGCGCAAATTCCAGCACTGCCGCCACAGTCAGTACCTCAAATTTTGAGGTAGGTGGAATGACATATGATAATTTTGCAGGCATTAACCCTAACTCAACGGTAAGCGTGGGGGCTTCGGGTAGTGAACGTACCATTACCAATGTGGCAGCTGGGCGTGTTTCTAGTTCTTCAACTGATGCCATTAATGGCAGCCAGCTTTATGAGGTTGCAACGAACTTAGGTAATGTGGTGAGCAGTATTAAAGGTGTCTTAGGCGGTAATGCTGCTGTGGGTGCTGATGGTACGATTACCATGACTAATATTGGTAATACAGGTAAATCCACTGTTCATGAAGCGATTGCGGCAGCGAAAACAGAGGTTCAAGCTGGCTCAAATACCGTGGTTAAACAAACAACAGGAGCCACAGGTCAGGCTATTTATACTGTACACGCTAATGCTACAACGGTCAGTGCTAATACCACTAACCTTGCTTTAACGACTACGCCCACTACAGATGCTAATGGCGTTAAAACGACGGATTACACATTAGATCTATCGGATTCGGTTAAAACTACTTTGAAACAAGTTGAGACCAATAAACAAAATATCGCTAATAATACGGCGAATATTTCAACTAACGCAGGTAATATTGCTAACAACACCGCGAATATTACAACGAATGCAAATAATATTTCAACCTTGCAAAGCACGGTGAACACTCTATCCAATGGCTGGAAAGTAGGGAATAATAGCTCCACTGAGGTGGCGACTATTAAAGCAAATAACCAAGTTAATTTTGTAGATGGTAATGGCACGACTGCGAATGTAGCGACTGCAACGAATGGTGCCAATGTTTCCTTTAATGTGAATACATCAAACTTAACGGTTACGCCTAATACTAGCAATGGCGGTATTACCAGTATTACAGCTGGTATGTCAGGTAATGCCTTTGTGACCGCTTCTGATTTAGCGACCGCCTTAACGACAATGGCATCTGCGGTAAAAGAAAATGTAACAGAGGGTACAGGCTTAAACGTTACTTCATCAGTAGATAACAATGGTGCAACGACTTATACTGTTGCATTAAGTTCTGATATTCAAACAAAATTAAATAATGCGACTACCGGTTGGGAAATTCAGGGTAATGGCACTAAAGTAGCCGATGTTGCTCCGACAAGCAAAGTGAATTTTGCCAATGGTAACGGTACCACTTCGAGCGTGAGTACTAATAATGGTGTCTCTACTGTGAAGTATGATGTGAATACTACCACATTAACGACGAATGGTTCTAATGTAACAGTAGGTCAAGCAGGTAATTACTTTGCGACAGCGGAAAGTGTTGCTAATGCGATTAATAGTGCAACAAGTTCGTTAAGTTCGGTGTTGAATATCACAGGAGATAATAGTTCTTCTGGCAGTGTGAATTTAAAATCTGAAAAACTCGCCATCAACGGTACCTCTGGCTATATTACTACCAGTGCCAGCGGTCAGGCGGTGACGATTGATTTAGATAGCACAGCAAAAACGAAACTGGATAATGCAGCGGATAACAATCTGAGCAATTTAACTAGTGCGGGTAAAGACGTGGTCACTGGTTTGATCACTGCAAATGGCGATAGTTACACAACGGTGACCACAACAGGTGGTTCAAACGGTGTGGCGAAAAACTTTGCGATTAGCGTAAATGTAGCGGAAGCGATTGATAATACCGTTGCTAATAACACAAATAAAGTGGCTTCTGCACAGGCGGTTTATGATGCGGTAACTGGGGCGAAAACTAAGGTATCAGTGAGTGATAGTACAGGTATCTTAACTTTGAACAAAACAGAAAGTGCGGATCTAAATGCTAACAACTATACATTAGGTATTGATAGCACCAAGCTAAAAGAAGCCGTGGGTACTACTAATTTAGCCACTGAATACGCTAAGGCAGATGCATCTAACTTAACGGATGCAAATAAAACTGCTTGGCAAAATGCTTTAGCAGGCATTACGTTCGAGGGGGACACAGGTACAGCTTCTACCAGAAAACTGGGCGAAACCTTAACGATCAAGGGTGGAGCATCAAGTTTAAGCGATAATAATATCGGCGTGGTATCAGATGGTGCAGGCAACCTAACCGTGAAACTGGCTAAATCTTTAACAGGTTTGCAAGATATCACTGCTACAGGCACGGTAACAGCGGATACACTAACTGGCGGTACCGTGAACGCCACGGATAAATTAGTAGTGGGTAATGGTAATAATGCCACGACGTTGACTAGCACTGGCAACGGCTTAGACTTGGGTGGTTCTAAATTGACGAATATTGCTAATGGTTCAGTAACATCTGGTAGTAAAGATGCGGTAACAGGCGGTCAGTTATACGATATTCAACAAAAATTAGATAAAGGTTGGAATATCCAAGCCAATAGCGGAACTAGCACTAAAGTCGCTTCAGGCGATACCGTGAATTTTGTCAATGGTACGGGTACGACAGCAAGTGTGAGTGCTAATAAAGGTATCTCTACTGTGAAATACGATATTAATACCACGACATTAACCACGAATGGTTCTAATGTAACGGCTGGCGATACAGGCAACTCTTTTGTCACAGCTAATGATATTGCCACAGCGATTAATAGTGCGGTATCTAATGCAACAGGTTCCCTAAGTTCGGTATTGAATATGGTTGGAGATAACCGTACAACGGGCAGTATCGATCTGAAAAATCAAACCTTATCGATCAATGGTAGTTCTGGCTATATTACTACCACAGTGAACAATCAAACAGTTACGATTGATTTAGATACGACTGCGAAAAATAAATTAGACAATGCTGCAGATCAAAGTCTAAGCAACTTGAACAACGCTGGTAAAGATGTGGTCACAGGGTTGGTGACCGCAAATGGCAATAACTACACAACCGTGACCACAACAGGTGGTTCAAACGGTGCAGCGAAAAACTTTGCGATTAGTGTGAATGTAGCAGAAGCGATTGATAATACTACTGCTAACAACACGAATAAAGTAGCTTCTGCTCAAGCGGTTTATGATGCGGTAACGGGAGCAAAAACTAAGGTAGATGTCAGTGATAGCACAGGTATTTTAACTTTGAACAAAACAGAAAGTAACGATCTAACGGCGAATAGCTACACATTAAGTATCGATAGTGATAAGTTGAAAGCGGCTGCTGGTACGACTAATTTAGCCACAGAATATGCCAAAGCGGATGCATCTAACTTAACGGATGCGAATAAAGCAGCATGGCAAAATGCTTTAGCTGGTATTACGTTTGAGGGCGATACGGGTACAGCTTCTACCCGAAAACTAGGTGAAACCTTGACGATCAAGGGTGGTAATACAACTGAGTCTGATCTAAGCGATGGTAATATCGGTGTCGTGTCAGATGGTTCAGGCAGCCTAATCGTGAAACTAGCTAAATCCTTGACTGGATTGCAAGACATTACGGCTTCTGGCACGGTAACAGCGAGTACCTTGACCGGTGGTACGGTGAATGCGACGGATAAATTAGTGGTGGGTAATGGCGCTAATACCACTACTTTCACTAACACAGGCAAGGGGTTAGATCTTGGCGGTTCTAAACTGACGAATATTGCTGATGGTACGGTTGCTAAGGGTAGTAAAGACGTGGTGACAGGTGGTCAGTTGTTCACGCTTCAAGAGGAAGTGAACAAGGCTAATAATGCGACTTGGACTTTGGCGGTTGATAAAACAGAGGGTACTGCAACAGGTAGTTCCGAGAAGATTGGTGCTGATGATACCGTCACCTTTATCGCTGGCAAAAACGTTAATTTGAGCCAGTCTGAAGGTAAGATTATGATTAGTACCTCGGATGATGTAACGGCTAATTCTGTGACCTTGAATGGTAAAGATGGTCAAAATGGTGCGGATGGTTCGGCTAAAGCGGCGTTGAGCGTAGTCGGTCCGAATGGCAGTGATGCGACTAACGGTGCGGATGGTACCAAAGATGTGAATGGTAACAGCACAACGCGTATGGTGTATGCAGATGCGAATGGCACCTCGCATACCGTGGCGACATTGGACGATGGGTTAAGTTTTGCGGCCAATGACGGTACTGATTATGCAGCAAAATTAAACAGTAAAATCACGATCAAAGGTTCAGACAGCAATAAGATTTGGGGTGATTTTGATGCGGGTCAAAATATTATGACCCAAGTGGATGCTAAGGGTGTGATTACCATTGCGTTGGCTAAAGCATTGAGCGGTTTGACGAGTGCAACATTTACAGGAAGTGGTGCCAATACCGTTATTAATGGCAATGGAATGACGATTACACCGACAAAAGCTGATGGTACAGATGGTACCTCGAAAGTGGTAAGCTTAACGGATAAGGGTTTGAATAACGGTGGTAATACGATTACCAATGTAGGCAAGGCGGTTAATCCTACTGATGCTGTGAATAAGCAACAGATGGATGATGCGATTAGTGATGCGAGTAAATGGACCTTGCAGACTAACGGTAGCGATGATCAAACCATTACGAAAGATAAAACGGTTAACTTTGCAAATGGTACCGGCACGACAGTGAGCAGTACAACAGCTAATAATGTCACGACGATTCAAGTAGCGGTGAACAAGGCGACTTTGACCACTGATGCCAATGGTACGGTTAAAGCCACTGATGGTAATGGTGGTACAGCGGATAATAGCTTTGTGACCGGTAGCGATTTGGTGAATGCGATTAATAACGTAGCTAATTCTTTGACGAATAAAGGCTTAACGTTTGCAGGTGACTCTGGTAATGCAACAGTCGCTTTAGGCAATACCGTAACGATTAAAGGCGGTGCGGATACGGATGCATTGACTGAAGATAATATCGGTGTCGTGGCTGATAGTAGCGGTACCTTGACCGTTAAACTGGCTAAAGACGTTGATTTGAGCAAAGATGGTAGCTTAACAGCAGGCAATACAACGGTGAATAATGATGGTTTAACAACCAAAGATGCTAATGACACCACCACAGCGGTAACGGGTGATGGTATCACTATTACGCCAGTCAAAGACGATGGTACCGTTGATCCATCAAAAACAGTAAGCCTAACCAGCTCTGGTTTGAATAACGGTGGTAATGCAATTACTAATGTGGCCAGTGGTTTGGATGGTACGGATATTGCCGATGCAACAGGTGATGCTTTGAACAACGTGGCTAACGTGGGCGATTTGAAAAATGTGTACACGAAACTTAACGATCAACTGTCTGATTTAAAAGACACAGGTTTCAAAGTTAAAGGTAATACTGATGATTCTACCGAAGATACGGTTAAACTAGGCGAAACCTTGAATTTCAGTAGTTCTGATAATAATCTTTTGATTGGTACCTCTGATAGTGGTACTAATACAGTGGATATTAAACTGTCTGATAGGGTGACGATCGGTTCGACTGATGGAAAACCTGTGAAGGTTGATGGTACGAATGGTACGGTTTCTGGTTTGACCAATATCACTTGGGATGCTGATGATATAACTAGCGGACAAGCGGCGACAGAAGATCAGTTGAAACTGGTTGCAGACGACATCAAGAAATCGATGGGGACAGATGAGGACGGTAATATTACCAAAGCAGATGGAACGCCTTATACCAACGCTGATGGTAGTAAATTAACGGTTTCACAAGCCTTGACGACTTATGATGTTTCAGGCAATACAGAAACGACAGATAATAGCATGATGTCTGCGATTTATCGTATGAATGAACAGGGTATTAAGTTCTTCCATGTCAACGATGGTACGAAATCTACCCAAGGTTCAGATAAAAATACAATTGACTCTAGTGCATCAGGATCTTATTCGGCAGCCGTTGGTTACAAAGCTGTAGCCGATGCTAAAAATGCGATAGCGATGGGTTCAGAAGCGAATGCGACAGGCGAAAATTCGGTGGCTTTGGGTAACCAAACACAAGCAAGTGGTCAGAATGCGGTAGCGATAGGTACATCTGCACAAGCAACGGGTGCTCAGTCCATTGCATTGGGTGATGGCTCTCAAGCAAAAGGTACGCAGTCTTTGGCAATTGGTACGGGTAATGTAGTCAGTGGTAACCATTCAGGTGCGATTGGTGATCCAAATACTGTGACAGGTGATGCTAGTTATGCTCTAGGTAATGACAATACGGTATCTACTAATAATACCTTTGTAGTAGGTAATAATGTTACCGTGACTGCTGATAACTCAGTAGCATTGGGAGCGGAAACTGCCATTACAGAGGGTTCTAAGGTAGGAACAGTCGCAAAAGATCGTAGTGGTAATGCTGGAAACACGACAACAGCGGGTACTACGGGTACGGTAGATTCAGCAACAGTAGGTAATATTACTTATGCTGGTTTTGCAGGTGCAACAGCGACTGGAGCGGTTAGTGTGGGAGCTTCTGGTTCTGAACGCCGTATTCAAAATGTGGCAGCAGGCGAAATTAGTGCCACCAGTACCGATGCGATTAATGGTAGCCAGTTACATGCAACGAATATGCAAGTGGCTCAGAATGCTCAAGCGATTAATACCATTAGTGGTAACTTAAATAGACTTGAAAAAGATATGAAAGCGGGAGTAGCTAATGCAGTGGCTGTGGCTAGCTTACCTCAAGTATATGCGCCTGGTAAGAGTGTCTTTGCGATTGCAGGAGCAACTTACAGAGGTCAAAATGCTGTTGCAGTCGGTGTTTCTAGTACGATGGAAAACGGTAAAGTGATTCTAAAAGCGAATGCTAGCCGTGATTCAAGAGGTAAATATGCTGCTGGAGCAGGTGTTGGATTTATTTGGTAA
- a CDS encoding DMT family transporter — MGILQSLWMIMASASFAVMAAFIKLSALEGASHGAIIFARGLPSIFLILVWAIYQQKSFKTLYMKSHLHRSICGVLSMWCGFYAYAHLPLETATSLNYSTTLFITTWLVITTVTARNPIQCIAVLIGFSGVLFVLRPSVEDQQWFPILIGLMAGVMGTGAMLSVKNLGKVGEPVFRTVFYFSLSVTVSGLFGVIWADQYEQDIQTIGYLLGIGIFGLLGQIGLTRSFSYGSTVLTATLQYTTIIFSAVIAFFLWDHSLDWLSWLGMSLIVFSGALCAWGVAR, encoded by the coding sequence ATGGGTATTTTACAATCACTTTGGATGATTATGGCAAGTGCCAGTTTTGCCGTGATGGCGGCGTTTATTAAACTTTCCGCTTTAGAAGGAGCAAGCCATGGTGCGATTATATTTGCTCGAGGATTGCCATCTATTTTTCTTATTTTGGTTTGGGCGATTTACCAACAAAAAAGTTTTAAAACCCTCTACATGAAATCGCATCTTCATCGCAGTATTTGTGGGGTTTTGTCCATGTGGTGTGGGTTTTATGCCTATGCTCATTTACCATTAGAGACAGCAACGAGTTTGAACTATAGCACGACTTTATTTATTACCACTTGGTTAGTGATCACGACTGTGACGGCCAGAAATCCGATTCAATGTATCGCTGTTCTGATTGGTTTTAGTGGTGTGTTGTTTGTATTACGTCCTAGTGTTGAAGATCAGCAATGGTTCCCAATTTTGATTGGATTGATGGCAGGGGTTATGGGAACGGGGGCGATGTTATCGGTTAAAAACTTAGGTAAGGTGGGTGAGCCGGTTTTTAGAACGGTCTTTTACTTTTCATTATCTGTAACGGTAAGCGGCTTATTTGGCGTAATTTGGGCGGATCAATACGAGCAAGATATACAAACGATAGGATATTTATTAGGAATCGGTATTTTTGGTTTGTTGGGGCAGATTGGTTTAACACGTTCTTTTAGTTATGGTTCAACGGTTTTAACAGCTACCTTGCAATATACGACAATTATATTTTCAGCGGTGATTGCTTTTTTTCTTTGGGATCATTCGCTTGACTGGTTAAGCTGGTTAGGAATGTCGCTGATTGTATTTTCAGGTGCACTTTGTGCTTGGGGTGTGGCCAGATAG
- the htpX gene encoding protease HtpX — translation MTRIFLFVMTNIAVVALLSLIINILGLNYYLEANGINYLMLLGFALIFGFGGSFISLLMSKTMAKASVGAKVIDPNNPANQTERWLVSVVYDLADKAKIGRPEVAIYQGAPNAFATGAFKDKSLVAVSTGLLESMTKEEVTAVLGHEVAHVANGDMVTSALLQGVLNTFVIFLSRVIAQIVSVALQSKNQQSDEEQSGSSLGMGMSYYMVSMVLEMVFGVFASIIVAWFSRYREYRADAGSAHLLGSTTPMIHALERLGGISSSTKNTLPASLNAFGITGGLLSNLFASHPPIAKRIEALKSVR, via the coding sequence ATGACCAGAATTTTTCTTTTTGTAATGACCAATATTGCTGTTGTAGCATTATTAAGCCTAATCATTAATATCCTAGGGCTGAACTACTATCTCGAAGCCAATGGTATTAATTATCTGATGCTTTTAGGCTTTGCCTTAATCTTTGGGTTTGGCGGATCTTTCATCTCCCTATTGATGAGTAAAACCATGGCAAAAGCCAGTGTAGGTGCCAAGGTTATTGACCCCAACAACCCTGCTAATCAAACTGAAAGATGGTTAGTCAGTGTTGTCTATGATTTAGCCGACAAGGCAAAAATCGGACGTCCTGAAGTAGCTATTTATCAAGGAGCACCGAATGCCTTTGCAACAGGTGCTTTTAAAGACAAATCGCTAGTGGCCGTTTCCACTGGATTATTAGAAAGTATGACAAAAGAAGAAGTCACCGCCGTGCTAGGGCATGAGGTCGCTCACGTCGCAAATGGCGATATGGTAACGTCTGCTTTGTTACAAGGGGTTTTAAATACCTTTGTGATTTTCTTATCTCGCGTCATTGCCCAAATCGTTAGTGTCGCACTACAAAGCAAAAATCAACAGAGCGATGAAGAACAAAGTGGCTCATCACTTGGCATGGGAATGAGCTATTACATGGTAAGCATGGTATTAGAAATGGTATTTGGTGTGTTCGCCAGCATCATAGTAGCTTGGTTCTCTCGTTACCGTGAATATCGTGCTGATGCAGGTTCTGCTCATTTATTAGGCAGTACCACACCGATGATTCACGCATTAGAACGATTAGGTGGCATTAGCAGCTCCACTAAAAACACCTTACCTGCTAGCTTAAATGCATTCGGCATTACAGGAGGATTATTATCCAATCTCTTTGCTTCTCACCCACCGATTGCTAAACGTATCGAAGCACTTAAATCTGTTCGTTGA